From one Lolium rigidum isolate FL_2022 chromosome 4, APGP_CSIRO_Lrig_0.1, whole genome shotgun sequence genomic stretch:
- the LOC124708404 gene encoding probable glucuronosyltransferase Os10g0205300, whose amino-acid sequence MAPPCSPRRPISAPCFLICFLLGFVAGLFFFAHRHLHLDHQLPLPSASEAVTDPHPLPPPPPPPPKPLQPKLLLVVTPTRARPLQAYYLRRLAHTLRLAPSPLLWLVVEDSAATSETAALLRGCGVMYRHLSSPAPEPPQEPRRRRQDLPVDSRLRRRNAALDHIEHHRLHGIVYFADETNVYSLDLFHHLRQIRSFGTWPVAMLAPGKSKTILAGPVCNGSRVVGWHTAEKSRRLRRFHVDMSGFAFSSTMLWDTKKRAHQAWNYIRLLDTVKQGFQVTTFIEQLVEDETHMEGIPAGCSKIMNFHLHMEDRDLLYPKGWQITENLDVVIPLNQEGSTRV is encoded by the exons ATGGCGCCGCCGTGCTCGCCGCGGCGCCCCATCTCGGCGCCGTGCTTCCTCATCTGCTTCCTCCTCGGCTTCGTCGCCGGCCTCTTCTTCTTCgcgcaccgccacctccacctcgaccaccaGCTCCCGCTGCCCTCCGCTTCAGAGGCCGTCACGGACcctcacccgctgccgccgccgccgccgccgccgccgaagcctctACAGCCGAAGTTGCTCCTGGTCGTCACGCCGACCCGCGCCCGCCCGCTCCAGGCCTACTACCTGCGCCGGCTCGCGCACACGCTCCGCCTCGCGCCGTCCCCGCTGCTCTGGCTCGTCGTCGAGGATAGCGCCGCCACGAGCGAGACGGCCGCTCTGCTCCGCGGCTGCGGGGTCATGTATCGCCACCTATCCTCCCCCGCCCCCGAGCCGCCCCAGGAGCCCCGCCGCCGGAGGCAGGACCTCCCCGTGGACAGCCGCctgcgccgccggaacgcggcgCTCGACCATATCGAGCACCACCGCCTGCACGGCATCGTGTACTTCGCCGACGAGACCAACGTCTACTCCCTTGACCTCTTCCACCACCTTCGCCAGATAAG GAGTTTCGGCACCTGGCCTGTCGCAATGCTTGCCCCGGGGAAGAGCAAGACGATACTGGCAGGGCCGGTGTGTAACGGGAGCCGGGTGGTGGGGTGGCATACGGCCGAGAAGAGCAGGAGGCTGCGTAGGTTCCATGTGGACATGTCAGGCTTTGCTTTCAGCAGCACTATGCTGTGGGACACCAAGAAGAGGGCTCATCAGGCCTGGAATTACATCCGGCTGCTGGACACGGTCAAGCAGGGGTTTCAA GTGACGACATTTATAGAACAACTTGTGGAAGATGAAACTCATATGGAGGGCATACCAGCTGGCTGTTCAAAAATCATGAACTTTCATCTTCATATGGAAGACAGAGATCTTTTATATCCAAAGGGTTGGCAAATCACGGAAAACCTGGATGTTGTTATTCCTCTGAACCAAGAAGGAAGTACACGAGTGTAG